A genomic region of Miscanthus floridulus cultivar M001 chromosome 3, ASM1932011v1, whole genome shotgun sequence contains the following coding sequences:
- the LOC136546802 gene encoding bisdemethoxycurcumin synthase-like, protein MGSASANVREICRAQRADGPAAVLAIGTANPSNCVLQDEFPDFYFRATKSDHLTGLKEKFKRVCQKLGVQKRYLHHTEELLSAHPEFLDDSSPSLDARLDIVKTAVPELAAQACRKAIVEWGRPAADITHLVVTTNSGAHIPGVDFRLVPLLGLRPTVRRTMLYLNGCFAGAAALRLARDLAENNRGSRVLVVCAEVTVLLFNGPEEGCFQTLVNQGLFGDGAGAVIVGADPVAAPAPPERPLFEIVSAAQAIIPESEGVITMHLTRSGYGGNISTRQVPVLIGDNIERCLTDAFAPLGIIGAEWNDLFWDVHPGSSAILDQVDAVLKLKPEKLAASRRVLSEYGNMFGVTVIFVLDELRRRMENGEEEGTPEWGVMVAFGPGLTVETMVLHRSGTPAEKKLAEA, encoded by the exons ATGGGAAGTGCTTCGGCCAACGTCCGCGAGATCTGCCGCGCACAGCGTGCCGACGGCCCTGCAGCCGTGCTCGCCATCGGCACGGCCAACCCGTCCAACTGCGTGCTCCAGGACGAGTTCCCGGACTTCTACTTCCGCGCCACCAAGAGCGACCACCTCACTGGCCTCAAGGAAAAGTTCAAGAGAGTTT GCCAGAAGCTGGGCGTGCAGAAGCGCTACCTGCACCACACCGAGGAGCTGCTGAGCGCGCACCCGGAGTTCCTCGACGACTCCTCGCCATCCCTCGACGCGCGGCTGGACATCGTCAAGACCGCCGTGCCGGAGCTCGCCGCGCAGGCCTGCAGGAAGGCCATCGTCGAGTGGGGCCGCCCGGCCGCCGACATCACGCACCTCGTCGTCACCACCAACTCCGGCGCGCACATCCCGGGCGTCGACTTCCGGCTGGTCCCGCTGCTGGGCCTCCGCCCGACCGTGCGCCGCACCATGCTCTACCTCAACGGCTGCTTCGCGGGCGCCGCCGCGCTGCGCCTCGCCAGGGACCTGGCCGAGAACAACCGCGGCTCGCGCGTGCTCGTCGTCTGCGCCGAGGTCACCGTCCTGCTCTTCAACGGGCCCGAGGAGGGGTGCTTCCAGACCCTCGTCAACCAGGGCCTGTTCGGCGACGGCGCGGGGGCCGTCATCGTCGGCGCCGACCCAGTGGCGGCCCCGGCACCGCCCGAGCGCCCGCTGTTCGAGATCGTGTCCGCCGCGCAGGCCATCATACCGGAGTCCGAGGGCGTCATCACCATGCACCTCACCAGGAGCGGATACGGCGGCAACATCTCCACCAGGCAGGTCCCCGTACTCATCGGCGACAACATCGAGCGCTGCCTCACGGACGCTTTTGCGCCGCTCGGCATTATTGGCGCCGAATGGAACGACCTGTTCTGGGACGTGCACCCGGGCTCGTCGGCGATCCTGGACCAGGTCGACGCCGTGCTCAAGCTCAAGCCTGAGAAGCTGGCAGCGAGCAGACGTGTCCTGAGCGAGTACGGGAACATGTTCGGCGTCACGGTGATCTTCGTGCTCGACGAGCTGCGCCGCCGGATGGAGAATGGAGAAGAGGAGGGGACGCCAGAGTGGGGGGTCATGGTGGCGTTTGGACCCGGGCTCACCGTTGAGACGATGGTGCTCCACCGATCAGGCACCCCAGCCGAGAAGAAGCTGGCTGAGGCATGA